One stretch of Cydia pomonella isolate Wapato2018A chromosome 24, ilCydPomo1, whole genome shotgun sequence DNA includes these proteins:
- the LOC133531042 gene encoding uncharacterized protein LOC133531042 isoform X1, producing MKKYDLLKHLTHTDTDKISTNKTLNEFINMKSHYKVRAKDKIKEPKNTLSATEYDIDQSTEDNVSGIHKKKTPKGKKIYNKDDHFSRDTKIPLGYPLKLEGTTLFFTDESSENNTNETHYKRKPRDKKLFGKKDTVSSDSQEDTFVTIISQSSTTQKPIKLKENLKHKKITQKDNVDEEILRGNPKESEGSEDVKKVLVIHLDSNKNPNANQLRTPHSNEVKIPSTKKKQRTTESSKFKSDIAADPNSDFEEHKVMQEEISRAKSLRQALGDACTKLVNRKCKKALKDVLTDICKKERKCSSKFNNDFTQNGIDACDEEFKNPNGKRGQNVRHDKHFRDYDDDDDDSENDDHDRDEELTGAQFIDYTRQGLLDMTCLQAISDFKKPKIAERTNVTNIDTKTHDVHILRDKLENACRKASFEKCNKACKSASKKTCKKHECVTAKEKALGKSCKKRCMESYGYHEEDSSESDSSSDEDSDSY from the exons ATGAAAAAGTACGATTTACTTAAACATTTAACTCACACGGATACGGATAAAATCAGCACGAATAAGACGTTAAATGAATTCATCAATATGAAGTCACATTATAAAGTCAGAgcaaaagataagataaaagaaCCAAAAAATACTCTTAGTGCTACTGAATATGATATCGATCAATCAACTGAAGATAATGTCAGTGGGATACACAAGAAAAAAACCCCAAAGGGAAAGAAAATTTATAACAAGGATGATCATTTTTCCAGGGATACTAAGATTCCGTTAGGATACCCTCTCAAATTAGAAGGTACGACTTTATTCTTTACTGATGAATCATCTGAAAATAATACGAATGAGACACATTACAAAAGGAAGCCAAGGGATAAAAAACTTTTCGGTAAAAAAGACACTGTTTCATCAGATTCACAAGAAGATACATTTGTTACAATAATATCTCAAAGTTCAACAACACAAAagccaattaaattaaaagaaaatcttAAGCACAAAAAGATAACTCAAAAAGATAATGTAGATGAAGAAATACTTAGAGGTAATCCAAAAGAAAGTGAAGGTTCAGAAgatgtaaaaaaagtattagtgATTCATTTAGATAGtaataaaaatcctaatgcaAATCAGCTACGAACACCTCATTCAAATGAAGTGAAAATTCCATCAACAAAAAAGAAG caGCGCACAACGGAGTCTTCTAAGTTTAAATCGGATATTGCAGCCGACCCCAATTCAGATTTCGAAGAGCATAAAGTGATGCAAGAAGAAATTTCAAGAGCAAAATCACTACGACAAGCCCTTGGTGATGCCTGCACCAAACTTGTCAATAGGAAatgtaaaaaa GCATTAAAAGATGTCCTAACAGATATCTGCAAAAAGGAGAGAAAATGCTCAAGTAAATTCAACAACGACTTTACTCAAAATGGCATTGATGCTTGTGACGAGGAGTTTAAAAACCCCAACGGAAAAAGAGGTCAAAATGTTCGTCATGATAAGCATTTTAGAGAttacgatgatgatgatgatgattcagAAAATGATGATCATGATCGGGATGAGGAACTAACTGGAG CACAATTCATTGACTACACAAGGCAAGGATTATTAGACATGACATGTCTACAAGCTATAAGCGACTTTAAAAAG cCAAAAATTGCGGAAAGGACAAACGTCACCAACATCGATACCAAAACCCATGACgtccacatattacgtgataaACTCGAAAACGCTTGCCGAAAGGCATCCTTCGAAAAATGTAATAAAGCTTGTAAATCTGCAAGCAAGAAAACATGCAAAAAACATGAATGTGTTACTGCGAAAGAGAAAGCCCTTGGAAAAAGTTGTAAAAAGCGATGTATGGAAAGCTATGGATATCACGAAGAAGATTCTAGTGAAAGTGACTCATCTTCGGATGAAGATTCAGACAGTTAttaa
- the LOC133531042 gene encoding uncharacterized protein LOC133531042 isoform X2 codes for MKKYDLLKHLTHTDTDKISTNKTLNEFINMKSHYKVRAKDKIKEPKNTLSATEYDIDQSTEDNVSGIHKKKTPKGKKIYNKDDHFSRDTKIPLGYPLKLEGTTLFFTDESSENNTNETHYKRKPRDKKLFGKKDTVSSDSQEDTFVTIISQSSTTQKPIKLKENLKHKKITQKDNVDEEILRGNPKESEGSEDVKKVLVIHLDSNKNPNANQLRTPHSNEVKIPSTKKKRTTESSKFKSDIAADPNSDFEEHKVMQEEISRAKSLRQALGDACTKLVNRKCKKALKDVLTDICKKERKCSSKFNNDFTQNGIDACDEEFKNPNGKRGQNVRHDKHFRDYDDDDDDSENDDHDRDEELTGAQFIDYTRQGLLDMTCLQAISDFKKPKIAERTNVTNIDTKTHDVHILRDKLENACRKASFEKCNKACKSASKKTCKKHECVTAKEKALGKSCKKRCMESYGYHEEDSSESDSSSDEDSDSY; via the exons ATGAAAAAGTACGATTTACTTAAACATTTAACTCACACGGATACGGATAAAATCAGCACGAATAAGACGTTAAATGAATTCATCAATATGAAGTCACATTATAAAGTCAGAgcaaaagataagataaaagaaCCAAAAAATACTCTTAGTGCTACTGAATATGATATCGATCAATCAACTGAAGATAATGTCAGTGGGATACACAAGAAAAAAACCCCAAAGGGAAAGAAAATTTATAACAAGGATGATCATTTTTCCAGGGATACTAAGATTCCGTTAGGATACCCTCTCAAATTAGAAGGTACGACTTTATTCTTTACTGATGAATCATCTGAAAATAATACGAATGAGACACATTACAAAAGGAAGCCAAGGGATAAAAAACTTTTCGGTAAAAAAGACACTGTTTCATCAGATTCACAAGAAGATACATTTGTTACAATAATATCTCAAAGTTCAACAACACAAAagccaattaaattaaaagaaaatcttAAGCACAAAAAGATAACTCAAAAAGATAATGTAGATGAAGAAATACTTAGAGGTAATCCAAAAGAAAGTGAAGGTTCAGAAgatgtaaaaaaagtattagtgATTCATTTAGATAGtaataaaaatcctaatgcaAATCAGCTACGAACACCTCATTCAAATGAAGTGAAAATTCCATCAACAAAAAAGAAG CGCACAACGGAGTCTTCTAAGTTTAAATCGGATATTGCAGCCGACCCCAATTCAGATTTCGAAGAGCATAAAGTGATGCAAGAAGAAATTTCAAGAGCAAAATCACTACGACAAGCCCTTGGTGATGCCTGCACCAAACTTGTCAATAGGAAatgtaaaaaa GCATTAAAAGATGTCCTAACAGATATCTGCAAAAAGGAGAGAAAATGCTCAAGTAAATTCAACAACGACTTTACTCAAAATGGCATTGATGCTTGTGACGAGGAGTTTAAAAACCCCAACGGAAAAAGAGGTCAAAATGTTCGTCATGATAAGCATTTTAGAGAttacgatgatgatgatgatgattcagAAAATGATGATCATGATCGGGATGAGGAACTAACTGGAG CACAATTCATTGACTACACAAGGCAAGGATTATTAGACATGACATGTCTACAAGCTATAAGCGACTTTAAAAAG cCAAAAATTGCGGAAAGGACAAACGTCACCAACATCGATACCAAAACCCATGACgtccacatattacgtgataaACTCGAAAACGCTTGCCGAAAGGCATCCTTCGAAAAATGTAATAAAGCTTGTAAATCTGCAAGCAAGAAAACATGCAAAAAACATGAATGTGTTACTGCGAAAGAGAAAGCCCTTGGAAAAAGTTGTAAAAAGCGATGTATGGAAAGCTATGGATATCACGAAGAAGATTCTAGTGAAAGTGACTCATCTTCGGATGAAGATTCAGACAGTTAttaa